From Oncorhynchus nerka isolate Pitt River linkage group LG1, Oner_Uvic_2.0, whole genome shotgun sequence, the proteins below share one genomic window:
- the gpm6bb gene encoding glycoprotein M6Bb isoform X4 produces the protein MGCFECCIKCLGGVPYASLVATILCFSGVALFCGCGHVALTGTISILENHFSKITSDHAMLTDVIQLMQYVIYGIASFFFLYGIILLAEGFYTTSAVKELHSEFKTTICGRCISGMFVFLTYILGIAWLGVFGFSAVPVFLFYNMWSTCAAMRSPVSNFTNVDSICVDVRQYGIIPWNATPGKACGSTLGDICNTSEFYLSYHLYIVACAGAGATVIALLIYMMATTYNFAVLKFKSREDCCTKF, from the exons GTTGCTTTGAGTGCTGCATCAAGTGTTTAGGTGGGGTGCCGTATGCGTCACTGGTGGCTACGATCCTGTGTTTCTCTGGCGTGGCCCTGTTCTGTGGCTGTGGCCATGTGGCCCTCACCGGCACCATCAGCATCCTGGAGAACCACTTCTCCAAGATCACCTCTGACCACGCCATGCTGACCGACGT AATACAGCTGATGCAGTATGTCATCTATGGCATCgcctccttcttcttcctctatgGGATCATCCTGCTGGCCGAGGGCTTCTACACCACCAGCGCTGTCAAGGAGCTGCACAGCGAGTTCAAGACCACCATTTGCGGGCGCTGTATTAGTGGGATG TTTGTGTTCCTGACCTACATCCTGGGTATTGCCTGGCTGGGAGTGTTTGGTTTCTCCGCCGTGCCCGTCTTCCTCTTCTACAACATGTGGTCCACCTGTGCCGCCATGAGGTCACCAGTCTCCAACTTCACCAACGTGGACTCTATATGCGTGGACGTCCGTCAGTACG GTATCATCCCATGGAACGCTACACCAGGCAAGGCTTGTGGGTCCACACTAGGAGACATCTGTAATACTAGTGAG ttctacctgTCCTACCACCTGTACATTGTAGCATGCGCTGGAGCCGGGGCCACCGTCATTGCTCTG ctgatctacatgatggcTACCACTTATAACTTTGCCGTTTTGAAGTTTAAGAGTCGAGAAGACTGCTGCACTAAGTTTTAA
- the gpm6bb gene encoding glycoprotein M6Bb isoform X5, translated as METTSEENQEQSQEKKGCFECCIKCLGGVPYASLVATILCFSGVALFCGCGHVALTGTISILENHFSKITSDHAMLTDVIQLMQYVIYGIASFFFLYGIILLAEGFYTTSAVKELHSEFKTTICGRCISGMFVFLTYILGIAWLGVFGFSAVPVFLFYNMWSTCAAMRSPVSNFTNVDSICVDVRQYGIIPWNATPGKACGSTLGDICNTSEFYLSYHLYIVACAGAGATVIALVEKTQGY; from the exons GTTGCTTTGAGTGCTGCATCAAGTGTTTAGGTGGGGTGCCGTATGCGTCACTGGTGGCTACGATCCTGTGTTTCTCTGGCGTGGCCCTGTTCTGTGGCTGTGGCCATGTGGCCCTCACCGGCACCATCAGCATCCTGGAGAACCACTTCTCCAAGATCACCTCTGACCACGCCATGCTGACCGACGT AATACAGCTGATGCAGTATGTCATCTATGGCATCgcctccttcttcttcctctatgGGATCATCCTGCTGGCCGAGGGCTTCTACACCACCAGCGCTGTCAAGGAGCTGCACAGCGAGTTCAAGACCACCATTTGCGGGCGCTGTATTAGTGGGATG TTTGTGTTCCTGACCTACATCCTGGGTATTGCCTGGCTGGGAGTGTTTGGTTTCTCCGCCGTGCCCGTCTTCCTCTTCTACAACATGTGGTCCACCTGTGCCGCCATGAGGTCACCAGTCTCCAACTTCACCAACGTGGACTCTATATGCGTGGACGTCCGTCAGTACG GTATCATCCCATGGAACGCTACACCAGGCAAGGCTTGTGGGTCCACACTAGGAGACATCTGTAATACTAGTGAG ttctacctgTCCTACCACCTGTACATTGTAGCATGCGCTGGAGCCGGGGCCACCGTCATTGCTCTG GTAGAGAAGACACAGGGATATTGA
- the gpm6bb gene encoding glycoprotein M6Bb isoform X2 gives MGCFECCIKCLGGVPYASLVATILCFSGVALFCGCGHVALTGTISILENHFSKITSDHAMLTDVIQLMQYVIYGIASFFFLYGIILLAEGFYTTSAVKELHSEFKTTICGRCISGMFVFLTYILGIAWLGVFGFSAVPVFLFYNMWSTCAAMRSPVSNFTNVDSICVDVRQYGIIPWNATPGKACGSTLGDICNTSEFYLSYHLYIVACAGAGATVIALIHFLMILSANWAYLKDASHMHAYQDIKMKEEQELHDITSRSKECLNSYT, from the exons GTTGCTTTGAGTGCTGCATCAAGTGTTTAGGTGGGGTGCCGTATGCGTCACTGGTGGCTACGATCCTGTGTTTCTCTGGCGTGGCCCTGTTCTGTGGCTGTGGCCATGTGGCCCTCACCGGCACCATCAGCATCCTGGAGAACCACTTCTCCAAGATCACCTCTGACCACGCCATGCTGACCGACGT AATACAGCTGATGCAGTATGTCATCTATGGCATCgcctccttcttcttcctctatgGGATCATCCTGCTGGCCGAGGGCTTCTACACCACCAGCGCTGTCAAGGAGCTGCACAGCGAGTTCAAGACCACCATTTGCGGGCGCTGTATTAGTGGGATG TTTGTGTTCCTGACCTACATCCTGGGTATTGCCTGGCTGGGAGTGTTTGGTTTCTCCGCCGTGCCCGTCTTCCTCTTCTACAACATGTGGTCCACCTGTGCCGCCATGAGGTCACCAGTCTCCAACTTCACCAACGTGGACTCTATATGCGTGGACGTCCGTCAGTACG GTATCATCCCATGGAACGCTACACCAGGCAAGGCTTGTGGGTCCACACTAGGAGACATCTGTAATACTAGTGAG ttctacctgTCCTACCACCTGTACATTGTAGCATGCGCTGGAGCCGGGGCCACCGTCATTGCTCTG ATCCACTTCCTCATGATTCTCTCAGCAAACTGGGCCTACCTAAAGGACGCCAGTCACATGCATGCCTACCAAGACATCAAAATGAAGGAAGAGCAGGAGCTGCACGACATCACGTCTCGCTCAAAGGAATGTCTTAATTCCTACACATAA
- the gpm6bb gene encoding glycoprotein M6Bb isoform X1: METTSEENQEQSQEKKGCFECCIKCLGGVPYASLVATILCFSGVALFCGCGHVALTGTISILENHFSKITSDHAMLTDVIQLMQYVIYGIASFFFLYGIILLAEGFYTTSAVKELHSEFKTTICGRCISGMFVFLTYILGIAWLGVFGFSAVPVFLFYNMWSTCAAMRSPVSNFTNVDSICVDVRQYGIIPWNATPGKACGSTLGDICNTSEFYLSYHLYIVACAGAGATVIALIHFLMILSANWAYLKDASHMHAYQDIKMKEEQELHDITSRSKECLNSYT; encoded by the exons GTTGCTTTGAGTGCTGCATCAAGTGTTTAGGTGGGGTGCCGTATGCGTCACTGGTGGCTACGATCCTGTGTTTCTCTGGCGTGGCCCTGTTCTGTGGCTGTGGCCATGTGGCCCTCACCGGCACCATCAGCATCCTGGAGAACCACTTCTCCAAGATCACCTCTGACCACGCCATGCTGACCGACGT AATACAGCTGATGCAGTATGTCATCTATGGCATCgcctccttcttcttcctctatgGGATCATCCTGCTGGCCGAGGGCTTCTACACCACCAGCGCTGTCAAGGAGCTGCACAGCGAGTTCAAGACCACCATTTGCGGGCGCTGTATTAGTGGGATG TTTGTGTTCCTGACCTACATCCTGGGTATTGCCTGGCTGGGAGTGTTTGGTTTCTCCGCCGTGCCCGTCTTCCTCTTCTACAACATGTGGTCCACCTGTGCCGCCATGAGGTCACCAGTCTCCAACTTCACCAACGTGGACTCTATATGCGTGGACGTCCGTCAGTACG GTATCATCCCATGGAACGCTACACCAGGCAAGGCTTGTGGGTCCACACTAGGAGACATCTGTAATACTAGTGAG ttctacctgTCCTACCACCTGTACATTGTAGCATGCGCTGGAGCCGGGGCCACCGTCATTGCTCTG ATCCACTTCCTCATGATTCTCTCAGCAAACTGGGCCTACCTAAAGGACGCCAGTCACATGCATGCCTACCAAGACATCAAAATGAAGGAAGAGCAGGAGCTGCACGACATCACGTCTCGCTCAAAGGAATGTCTTAATTCCTACACATAA
- the gpm6bb gene encoding glycoprotein M6Bb isoform X3, giving the protein METTSEENQEQSQEKKGCFECCIKCLGGVPYASLVATILCFSGVALFCGCGHVALTGTISILENHFSKITSDHAMLTDVIQLMQYVIYGIASFFFLYGIILLAEGFYTTSAVKELHSEFKTTICGRCISGMFVFLTYILGIAWLGVFGFSAVPVFLFYNMWSTCAAMRSPVSNFTNVDSICVDVRQYGIIPWNATPGKACGSTLGDICNTSEFYLSYHLYIVACAGAGATVIALLIYMMATTYNFAVLKFKSREDCCTKF; this is encoded by the exons GTTGCTTTGAGTGCTGCATCAAGTGTTTAGGTGGGGTGCCGTATGCGTCACTGGTGGCTACGATCCTGTGTTTCTCTGGCGTGGCCCTGTTCTGTGGCTGTGGCCATGTGGCCCTCACCGGCACCATCAGCATCCTGGAGAACCACTTCTCCAAGATCACCTCTGACCACGCCATGCTGACCGACGT AATACAGCTGATGCAGTATGTCATCTATGGCATCgcctccttcttcttcctctatgGGATCATCCTGCTGGCCGAGGGCTTCTACACCACCAGCGCTGTCAAGGAGCTGCACAGCGAGTTCAAGACCACCATTTGCGGGCGCTGTATTAGTGGGATG TTTGTGTTCCTGACCTACATCCTGGGTATTGCCTGGCTGGGAGTGTTTGGTTTCTCCGCCGTGCCCGTCTTCCTCTTCTACAACATGTGGTCCACCTGTGCCGCCATGAGGTCACCAGTCTCCAACTTCACCAACGTGGACTCTATATGCGTGGACGTCCGTCAGTACG GTATCATCCCATGGAACGCTACACCAGGCAAGGCTTGTGGGTCCACACTAGGAGACATCTGTAATACTAGTGAG ttctacctgTCCTACCACCTGTACATTGTAGCATGCGCTGGAGCCGGGGCCACCGTCATTGCTCTG ctgatctacatgatggcTACCACTTATAACTTTGCCGTTTTGAAGTTTAAGAGTCGAGAAGACTGCTGCACTAAGTTTTAA